In Marinibacterium anthonyi, the DNA window GGCAATAGATCTTGCCGACGCCCGGCAGGGTCACGGCGCCGCCGCCCGACACTTCGCGGGTGATGATGCTGATCACCGCATCCAGCGCACCGGTGGCGGCTTTCTTGTCGGTGCCCATTTCTTCGGCCAGAGCGGCCACAAGCTGGGTCTTGGTCATGGGTTTGTTGGCCATGTGCTGTGCTCTCCTTGTTCTGCCCGATTTATGGGGCCTCAACGCAAGAATGTAACGCCATCTTGTGGGTGCACACAACTCGTAGGGGCCCGAAAGATGCAGAAACGCCGCACTTTTCAGGGGAATTTCGGCGATCATCCGCCCTTATGAGCTTTGTTACCCACCGTCAGGCAGTCGCGCAGGGCTAGATCGGGCCGTTTCCAACGTCAAGAGCGACCTCGCGGAGCCTGCGGACAACGGGCGCCAAACCGCCGCCAAGCGTTGAAAACAAGCGGATTCGGCGCCCGGCGTCAAAGAAACGCGGTCTCGTCGAACGACCGCAACTTGCGGCTGTGCAGCCGTTCCAGCGGCATCGTGCGCAGCGTTTCCATCGCCTTGATGCCGATGGCCAGGTGCCGGCTGACCTGGGTGCGGTAGAAATCCGACGCCATCCCGGGCAGCTTCAATTCGCCATGCAGCGGCTTGTCGGACACGCACAGCAGCGTGCCATAGGGCACCCGGAACCGGTAGCCGTTGGCCGCGATCGTCGCGCTTTCCATGTCCAGCGCCACGGCGCGCGATTGCGACAGCCGCTGCACCGGGCCGGACTGGTCGCGCAGTTCCCAGTTGCGGTTGTCGATGGTGGCCACCGTGCCGGTGCGCATGATCCGCTTCAGGTCATAGCCCTGAAGTTCGGTCACGTCTTCCACCGCCTGTTCCAGCGCCACCTGGATTTCCGCCAGCGCCGGGATCGGCACCCAGACCGGCAGGTCGTCGTCCAGCACGTGATCCTCGCGCAGGTAGCCATGGGCCAGCACGAAATCCCCCAGCGCCTGGGTGTGGCGCAGCCCGGCGCAATGGCCGACCATCAGCCAGGCATGGGGCCGCAGCACGGCGATATGGTCCGTCGCCGTCTTGGCATTCGACGGCCCCACCCCGATGTTGACCAGCGAAATCCCGTTCCCGTCCGCCCGTTTCAGGTGAAAGGACGGCATCTGCGGGTTCTTTCCCGTCGGGGGCAGCACGTCGTCGGGTGTCGTGATCTCGGCATTCCCGGTAGATACGAAGCTGGTGTATCCGCTGTCCGGATCGGCCAGCGCGGCACGGGCAAAGGCTTCGAATTCGGACACGTAGAACTGGTAGTTGGTGAACAGCACGTGGTTCTGGAAATGCTCGGGATCCGTCGCCGTGTAATGGCTGAGCCGGGCCAGCGAATAATCCACCCGCTGCGCCGTGAACGGCGCCAGCGGGCCGGTGCCATCGGGCGAGACATAGGTGCCGTTGACGATATCGTCGTTGGTTGTCGTCAGGTCCGGCACGTCGAAATAATCGCGCAACACGAAATCCACGGCGCCTTCCTGCGGCACGGTCAGCCCGCCGACGGCGAAATGCACCGGGATCGGCGTGTCCGACGGCCCGATGATCACCGGCTGGCCGTGGTTTTCTATCAGCAGGCGGATCTGCTGGGTCAGGTAGCTGCGGAACAGGTCGGGCCGCGTGATCGTCGCCGCATAGGTGCCGGGCGTGTAGACATGACCAAAGCTCAGCCGCGTGTCGACGCGGGCATGGCTGGTCGTGGTCAGCCGGACCTCGGGGTAGTAGGCGCGCAACCGGCTTTCCGGCGTCTGGCCGGACATCGCCGACTTGAAGCCCTCGGTCAGGAAATCGGTGGCCGCGGAATACAGCTCCTCAAGCCGCGCGACGGCGGCTTCGGCGGCGTCGAACGCTTCGGGGCCCGGGATCTTGGGGGTCTTCAACTGGATCATGACAGCGGCTCGAACAGCGGGATTTTCTGGAAGCTGCGGACATCGACAAGACCAAGGTCCGAGATGCGAAGTTCGGGGATGACGACCAGCGCCAGCAGCGAATGCTGCATGTAGGCATTGTTCAGCGTGCAGCCGCAGTCGATCATCGCCTCGACCATCTTCTGCGCCTTGGCGGCGACGTCGGTGGCCGGCGCGTCCGACATCAGCCCGGCGATGGGCAGTTCGACAAGGGCCAGTTCCTGACCATCGCGGAAGATGGTAATGCCGCCGCCCACTTCGGCCAGCCGGTTCGCGGCCAGCGCCATCTGGTCGCGGTCGGTGCCCACGACGATCATGTGGTGGCTGTCATGTGCCACGGTCGACGCGATGGCCATCTTGCCCTGATATCCAAAGCCCGAAACGAAGGCATTGGTCACGCCACCGGTGGCCTGGTGGCGTTCCACCAGCGCGATCTGGCACACCTCGCCTTCGGCTTCCACCAGCCCGTCCTTGACCGGCAGATCGGCCTTCAGCGCCTTGGTCGGGGCCTGGTTTTCCACCACACCGATCACGTTGGCCCGCACCGCATTGGCGCCTTCGGGGGCCGTCACCTCGAAATCGCGCGCGCTCATCGCGTGGCCCAGCCGCACGGTCTGGCGCGCGGTATCGGGCCAGTCGTAATGCGGGCAGTCCACCAGGCAGTCTCCGTCCTTCGCCACCACCTGGCCGCGCGCGATCACCAGTTCGATCGGCAGGTCCGTCAGGTCAGACGTCAGGATCACGTCGGCCCGCCGTCCCGGGGTCAGCGACCCGATCTCGCGTTCCAGCCCGAAATGGGTCGCGGTATTGATCGTCGCCATCTGCAGCGCCACCAGCGGATCGCAGCCACAGGCAATGGCGTGGCGCACCACCCGGTTCATGTGCCCGTCGTTCACCAGCGTGCCGGAATGGCAATCGTCGGTGCACAGGATGAACCCCCGCGGATCCAGCCCCTTTTCGGTCACCGCGGTGATCTGCGATTCCACATCGTACCAGGCCGATCCCAGCCGCAGCATCGACCGCATGCCCTGCCGCACCCGCGCGATCGCGTCCGCTTCGCGCGTGCCCTCGTGATCGTCGGCGGGCCCGCCCGCGACATAGGCCGCGAAATCGTCGCCCAGGTCGGGCGAGGCATAATGCCCGCCCACCGTCTTGCCCGCGCGCTGGGTCGCGGCGATCTCGGCCAGCATCTTGGGATCGGCGGCGGCGACACCGGGAAAGTTCATCATCTCGCCCAGGCCCACGATGCCGGGCCAGGTCATCGCCTCGGCTACATCCTCGGGCGAGATCTCGAAGCCCGTCGTCTCAAGCCCCGGCGCCGAGGGCGCGCAGGACGGCATCTGGGTGAACACGTTGACCGGCTGCAGGATCGCCTCGTCGTGCATCATGCGCACGCCGTCCAGCCCCAGCACATTGGCGATCTCGTGCGGGTCGTGGAACATGGACGTGGTGCCGTGCGGGATGACCGCGCGGGAAAATTCGGCCGGGGTCAGCATGCCGCTTTCGATATGCATGTGCGCGTCGCACAGCCCGGGGATCATGTAGCGCCCGTTGGCCTCGATCACTTCGGTATCCGGCCCGATGCGACGACCGGCATCGGGAACGACGCAGGCGATGCGGCCTTCCACGATGCAGATGTCATGTCCGGGCAGGGCCTCGCGCGTGTGGACGTTCACCCAGATGCCGCCACGGATGACCATGTCGGCAGGGGCGCGCCCGGCGGCGACGGCGATGAGCTGAGGGGCGACGGAGGGCCAGTCGGCGATACGCATATGTTCCATGGTCTGATTTTGTGGATCGGCGCGGCGTGTGCAAGCTGTTTTCCGGGGCTGATAGGCGGTGCGGATGACGCCGGTGTGACGTCACCCTCCCGCAAGGTGGTCAAAACGGGGATCAACACGGGGATCAACACGGGGATCAACCTGGCGTGCCTGCACCGCTTCGGACGGGGGTTCTGGCCGGCGCCCGGACAGGGCATGCTGCACGGGAAACCCACGACGGGAAAGGGCGGGATCATGGATTACGACAGCGTCGAGGCCCCCGATTTCGGGCGCAGCCTGACGGGGATCGGGCTGAACCTGCTGGTGCGCGACGTGCCGGGGCGCTGTGATTTCCTGGTCCAGGTCTTCGGGATGCGCGCCTACCAGGTTTCTGGGGATTTCGCGATCCTGCGCTATGGTGATACGGTGTTCCAACTGCACGCGGACGGGACGTATCACGCCAATCCGCTGCTGAGCCTGCTGCCCGAGACCCCGCCGCGCGGCGCGGGGATCGAACTGCGGCTGTATGACACCGACCCCGACGCGGCGGTGGCCCGGGCCAAAGCGCTGGGGGCCGTGATCCTGCAGGGGCCGACCGACAAGCCGCACGGGCTGCGCGAGGCCTACGTGCTGGACGACGACGGCTATGCCTGGGTGCCCAGCCGACGCCTGGCATGACCTGCGCCGTCGCCGCGACGTTTCCGGTGGGCGGGCCACCGACCTGTTTGCAAACCGGCACCAACCCCTGCAGGTTGGGCCCAAGCCCGACAATGTGCCAGGACCAGGAGAGAATGCCATGAGCGTTGCCGAACTCAGACCGAACCTCGACCACTGGCAGGAGCGCGTGGACCTTGCCGCGGCCTTCCGCTGGACCGTGCGGCTGGACATGCACGAGGGCGTCGCGAACCACTTCTCGCTGGCGGTGAACGATGACGGAACCAGGTTCCTGATGAACCCCAACCAGATGCATTTTGGCCGGATCCGGGCCAGCGACCTTCTGGAACTGGACGCCAACGATCCGTCGACCATGGACAGGCCCGACGCGCCGGACCCCACCGCCTGGGGCCTGCACGGCACGCTCCACCGGCTGTGCCCGCATGCGCGCTGCGCCATGCATGTCCATTCGATCCATGCGACCGTCCTGGCGTCGCTGTTCGACAGCCGGCTGCTGCCGATCGACCAGAATTCGGCGATGTTCTTCAACCGCCACGTCATCGACGAGAATTACGGCGGGCTGGCCTTCGAGGAAGAGGCGCTGCGCTGCGCCGAACTGCTGGCCGACCCGAAGCAGACCGTGCTGATCATGGGCAACCACGGCATCATGGTGATCGGCCAGACCGTGGCCGAAACCTTCAACCGCATGTTCTATTTCGAACGCGCTGCCGAAACCTATATCCGCGCGCTGCAGACCGGCCAGCGCCTGCGGGTGCTGTCGGACGAGGTCGCCGAAAAGACCGCGGCCGAAATCGAGACCTATCCCGAACAGGCCGACCGGCATCTGTCCGAGATCAAGCTGCTGCTGGACGGCGAAGGGTCGGATTACGCCGCCTGAAGGGCGCGAACCGGCGAGAGACGGGACAAGACGCCGGCCAGATTGGCCGGGGACAGGAATTGAGGCAAGAATGCAATACGGGCTGAGTGACGAGCAGGAGATGATCGTCTCGACCGTTCGTCGATTCGTCGAAACGGAAATCTACCCCCACGAAGACCTGGTCGAACGCAGCGGCGACGTGCCGGCCGAGATCGCGGCCGAGATCAAGCGCAAGACGCTGGAGCTGGGGTTCTACGCCTGCAACTTCCCCGAAAGCGTCGGCTGCGCGGGGCTGAGCCACATGGATTTCGCCCTGGTCGAACGGGAACTGGGCCGCGGATCCATGGCGCTGAACCATTTCTTCGGGCGGCCCCAGAACATCCTGATGGCCTGCGAGGGCGACCAGGTGGATCGCTACCTGATGCCCGCCGTCCGGGGCGAGCGGATGGATGCGCTGGCGATGACCGAACCGGGCGCCGGGTCGGACGTAAGGGGCATGAAATGCGCCGCGGTGCGCGATGGCGGCGACTGGGTCGTGAACGGGACCAAGCATTTCATTTCCGGAGCGGACCACGCCGATTTCATCATCGTCTTCATCGCCACGGGCGAGGATCAGACACCCAAGGGGCCCAAGAAGCGCATCACCGCCTTTCTGGTCGACCGGGGCACGCCGGGCTTCACCATCCGCGACGGCTACAAATCGGTCAGCCACCGCGGCTACAAGAACATGATCCTGGATTTCGACGACTGCCGCCTGCCCGACGCCCAGGTCCTGGGCGAGGTCGACGGCGGGTTCGACGTGATGAACACCTGGCTTTACGCCACGCGCATCACGGTCGCGACGATGTCGGTGGGCCGGGCGCGGCGGGTGTTCGATTATGCGTTGAATTACGCCGCCGAGCGGGAACAATTCGGCCAGCCCATCGGTAAGTTCCAGGGCGTGTCCTTTCAGATCGCCGACATGATCACGGAAATCGACGCCGCCGACCTGCTGACGCTGGCCGCCGCCAATCGGCTGGACCAGGGGCTGCCGGCGAACCGGGAAATCGCCAGCGCCAAGGTGTTCGCATCCGAGATGCTGGCCCATGTGACCGACGCGGCGATCCAGATCCATGGTGGCATGGGGCTGATGGACGATTATCCGCTGGAACGGTTCTGGCGCGACGCCCGCGTCGAACGGATCTGGGACGGGACCAGTGAAATCCAGCGCCACATCATCTCGCGCGAATTGCTGCGGGCGTTGGGCGCATGAGGCAGGTGTAGGTTTGGGATATTTGGACAAAGATGAAGCCAGAAGCGTCGGGAAAGGTGCCCTGACGCGGTTGCTGGCCCCGAAGCGGATCGCCGTGGTGGGCGGCGGGGCCTGGGCGGCCTCGGTGCTGGGCGGGGCCGAACGGCTGGGGTTCGCCGGGGCGCTGACCTTTGTCCATCCCAGGGGAAAGGCGCCGGACGGCGCGCATGTGGTGACCTCGCTGGCGCAGCTGGACGCGGCGCCGGATGCGGTTTTCCTGGCGATCAACCGCCATGCCTCGATCGACGCGGTGCGCGAACTGCGCGAGATGGGCGCCGGCGGGGTGGTCTGTTTCGCCAGCGGCTTCACCGAGGCGCTGGCCGAGGATGCGACCGGCGCCGATCTGCAAGGCCAACTGGTCGAGGCGGCGGGCGACATGCCGATCCTGGGGCCCAATTGCTACGGCTATGTCAACGCGCTGGACGGCGCGGCGATCTGGCCGGATCAGCACGGGATGGCGCCGGTGGATCGCGGCGTGGCGATCCTGACGCAAAGTTCG includes these proteins:
- the adeC_2 gene encoding Adenine deaminase, whose translation is MRIADWPSVAPQLIAVAAGRAPADMVIRGGIWVNVHTREALPGHDICIVEGRIACVVPDAGRRIGPDTEVIEANGRYMIPGLCDAHMHIESGMLTPAEFSRAVIPHGTTSMFHDPHEIANVLGLDGVRMMHDEAILQPVNVFTQMPSCAPSAPGLETTGFEISPEDVAEAMTWPGIVGLGEMMNFPGVAAADPKMLAEIAATQRAGKTVGGHYASPDLGDDFAAYVAGGPADDHEGTREADAIARVRQGMRSMLRLGSAWYDVESQITAVTEKGLDPRGFILCTDDCHSGTLVNDGHMNRVVRHAIACGCDPLVALQMATINTATHFGLEREIGSLTPGRRADVILTSDLTDLPIELVIARGQVVAKDGDCLVDCPHYDWPDTARQTVRLGHAMSARDFEVTAPEGANAVRANVIGVVENQAPTKALKADLPVKDGLVEAEGEVCQIALVERHQATGGVTNAFVSGFGYQGKMAIASTVAHDSHHMIVVGTDRDQMALAANRLAEVGGGITIFRDGQELALVELPIAGLMSDAPATDVAAKAQKMVEAMIDCGCTLNNAYMQHSLLALVVIPELRISDLGLVDVRSFQKIPLFEPLS
- a CDS encoding aldolase II superfamily protein, translating into MSVAELRPNLDHWQERVDLAAAFRWTVRLDMHEGVANHFSLAVNDDGTRFLMNPNQMHFGRIRASDLLELDANDPSTMDRPDAPDPTAWGLHGTLHRLCPHARCAMHVHSIHATVLASLFDSRLLPIDQNSAMFFNRHVIDENYGGLAFEEEALRCAELLADPKQTVLIMGNHGIMVIGQTVAETFNRMFYFERAAETYIRALQTGQRLRVLSDEVAEKTAAEIETYPEQADRHLSEIKLLLDGEGSDYAA
- the mmgC_8 gene encoding Acyl-CoA dehydrogenase, whose product is MQYGLSDEQEMIVSTVRRFVETEIYPHEDLVERSGDVPAEIAAEIKRKTLELGFYACNFPESVGCAGLSHMDFALVERELGRGSMALNHFFGRPQNILMACEGDQVDRYLMPAVRGERMDALAMTEPGAGSDVRGMKCAAVRDGGDWVVNGTKHFISGADHADFIIVFIATGEDQTPKGPKKRITAFLVDRGTPGFTIRDGYKSVSHRGYKNMILDFDDCRLPDAQVLGEVDGGFDVMNTWLYATRITVATMSVGRARRVFDYALNYAAEREQFGQPIGKFQGVSFQIADMITEIDAADLLTLAAANRLDQGLPANREIASAKVFASEMLAHVTDAAIQIHGGMGLMDDYPLERFWRDARVERIWDGTSEIQRHIISRELLRALGA
- the amn gene encoding AMP nucleosidase; amino-acid sequence: MIQLKTPKIPGPEAFDAAEAAVARLEELYSAATDFLTEGFKSAMSGQTPESRLRAYYPEVRLTTTSHARVDTRLSFGHVYTPGTYAATITRPDLFRSYLTQQIRLLIENHGQPVIIGPSDTPIPVHFAVGGLTVPQEGAVDFVLRDYFDVPDLTTTNDDIVNGTYVSPDGTGPLAPFTAQRVDYSLARLSHYTATDPEHFQNHVLFTNYQFYVSEFEAFARAALADPDSGYTSFVSTGNAEITTPDDVLPPTGKNPQMPSFHLKRADGNGISLVNIGVGPSNAKTATDHIAVLRPHAWLMVGHCAGLRHTQALGDFVLAHGYLREDHVLDDDLPVWVPIPALAEIQVALEQAVEDVTELQGYDLKRIMRTGTVATIDNRNWELRDQSGPVQRLSQSRAVALDMESATIAANGYRFRVPYGTLLCVSDKPLHGELKLPGMASDFYRTQVSRHLAIGIKAMETLRTMPLERLHSRKLRSFDETAFL
- a CDS encoding putative enzyme related to lactoylglutathione lyase; translated protein: MTSPSRKVVKTGINTGINTGINLACLHRFGRGFWPAPGQGMLHGKPTTGKGGIMDYDSVEAPDFGRSLTGIGLNLLVRDVPGRCDFLVQVFGMRAYQVSGDFAILRYGDTVFQLHADGTYHANPLLSLLPETPPRGAGIELRLYDTDPDAAVARAKALGAVILQGPTDKPHGLREAYVLDDDGYAWVPSRRLA